Proteins from a genomic interval of Lycium ferocissimum isolate CSIRO_LF1 chromosome 2, AGI_CSIRO_Lferr_CH_V1, whole genome shotgun sequence:
- the LOC132046360 gene encoding acidic endochitinase pcht28-like yields MEFLGSSLAFSCLFFLFLTGTLAQDIGSIVTRDLFEQMLSFRNNDACPAKGFYTYDAFIAAANSFQGFGTTGDDTARKKDIAAFFGQTSHETNGGASGTYNGGYCFVRQIEQSDRYYGRGPIQLTSQANYDRAGRAIGEDLVNNPDLVATDATISFKTAIWFWMTPQDNKPSCHDVIIGRWTPSAADISANRQPGYGVITNIINGGLECGMGQKEEVENRIGFYRRYCSMLNVAPGDNLDCYNQKNFAQG; encoded by the exons atggagttcTTGGGATCATCACTGGCATTTTCTTgtctctttttcttgttcctAACAGGAACTTTGGCACAAGATATTGGTTCAATTGTAACCAGGGACTTGTTCGAACAGATGCTGAGTTTTAGGAACAACGATGCATGTCCTGCCAAGGGATTCTACACTTATGATGCATTCATAGCTGCAGCCAATTCCTTCCAAGGTTTTGGTACTACTGGTGATGATACTGCTCGTAAGAAGGACATCGCTGCCTTTTTCGGTCAAACTTCTCACGAAACTAATG GCGGTGCTTCAGGAACATATAACGGAGGATATTGCTTTGTTAGGCAAATAGAGCAGTCAGACAGATATTATGGTAGAGGACCCATCCAATTGACAAG CCAAGCTAACTACGACCGAGCTGGAAGGGCTATTGGAGAAGACCTAGTGAACAACCCTGATTTAGTAGCCACAGATGCTACAATATCATTCAAAACAGCAATATGGTTCTGGATGACACCACAGGATAATAAGCCATCATGCCACGACGTTATCATTGGGCGATGGACGCCGTCAGCAGCAGATATATCGGCAAATCGACAACCTGGCTACGGTGTCATTACCAACATCATTAACGGTGGACTTGAATGTGGCATGGGTCAGAAAGAGGAAGTGGAAAATCGAATTGGATTTTACAGGAGGTATTGCAGTATGTTGAATGTTGCCCCAGGAGACAACTTGGACTGTTACAATCAAAAGAACTTCGCCCAGGGCTAG
- the LOC132046361 gene encoding protein trichome birefringence-like 34 isoform X1, with protein MKGRPVLFCSNLNNKVMGVIQLLVAIITAVLLITTLFMSREIKLQDIGKKPQLNSLSSCNFFSGKWVFDNQSRPLYNGSNCSFISFLDDGMACQSYGRKDLNYLYWKWQPHDCDLPRFNATAMLEKLRNKRLVYVGDSLNRNQWVSMVCMLESSIHTHLKHVHFNGSLVTLKAIEYNATIDFYWAPLLVESNCDDAWHHRVKDRVLRVDSIEKHARFWEDADVLVFNSYLWWRLDLTVLWGSFESTDAKYEQLGMLHTYELGLKTWTDWLDTHVNRTKTRVFFVGTSPTHSRGEEWGKAEGKNCYNETEPISNVSEYWGSESDPEMMRLVEVAIKKLNERSGIKADLLNITQLSEYRKEAHPSIYRKHWDPLTKEQLLNPSSYADCTHWCLPGVPDVWNHFLYAYLLYL; from the exons atgaaaGGAAGACCAGTACTATTCTGTAGTAATTTGAATAACAAGGTAATGGGGGTTATTCAGCTGCTTGTAGCAATTATCACTGCAGTTCTACTTATCACAACTTTGTTCATGTCCAGAGAGATTAAGCTGCAGGACATTGGAAAAAAGCCTCAGTTGAACTCATTATCCAGCTGCAATTTCTTTTCAGGTAAATGGGTATTTGATAATCAATCTCGCCCTCTTTATAATGGGTCGAATTGTTCGTTCATTTCGTTCTTGGATGATGGAATGGCTTGTCAGAGTTATGGGAGAAAAGACCTCAACTACCTCTATTGGAAATGGCAACCCCATGATTGTGACCTTCCAAG ATTTAATGCCACAGCAATGTTGGAGAAGTTGAGGAACAAGAGGCTTGTGTATGTGGGAGATTCACTCAATAGGAATCAGTGGGTTTCAATGGTGTGCATGCTAGAGTCATCAATCCATACTCATCTCAAACATGTTCACTTCAATGGTTCTTTGGTCACATTAAAAGCTATT GAATACAATGCTACCATTGATTTCTACTGGGCACCATTGTTGGTGGAATCTAATTGCGATGATGCATGGCATCATCGTGTGAAGGATCGCGTACTGAGAGTCGATTCAATAGAGAAACATGCTAGATTTTGGGAAGATGCTGATGTACTTGTCTTTAATTCCTATTTATGGTGGAGACTGGATTTGACTGTTCT GTGGGGATCGTTTGAAAGTACAGATGCAAAGTATGAACAATTAGGGATGCTGCATACATACGAATTGGGGCTTAAGACATGGACGGATTGGTTGGACACTCATGTCAACCGCACCAAAACTAGAGTTTTCTTTGTTGGCACGTCACCCACGCACAGCAG GGGTGAAGAGTGGGGGAAGGCAGAGGGTAAGAATTGCTACAATGAAACAGAGCCAATTTCTAATGTCTCTGAGTATTGGGGATCAGAATCAGATCCAGAAATGATGAGATTGGTGGAAGTAGCCATCAAGAAATTGAATGAGagaagtggtatcaaagcagatTTGCTAAACATTACTCAACTTTCTGAATATAGAAAAGAAGCTCATCCATCCATCTACAGAAAGCACTGGGATCCTCTAACCAAAGAACAATTGTTAAATCCAAGTAGTTATGCAGATTGTACACATTGGTGTCTTCCTGGAGTCCCTGATGTTTGGAATCATTTTTTATATGCATACCTTCTTTACTTGTGA
- the LOC132046361 gene encoding protein trichome birefringence-like 34 isoform X2: MGRIVRSFRSWMMEWLVRVMGEKTSTTSIGNGNPMIVTFQAMLEKLRNKRLVYVGDSLNRNQWVSMVCMLESSIHTHLKHVHFNGSLVTLKAIEYNATIDFYWAPLLVESNCDDAWHHRVKDRVLRVDSIEKHARFWEDADVLVFNSYLWWRLDLTVLWGSFESTDAKYEQLGMLHTYELGLKTWTDWLDTHVNRTKTRVFFVGTSPTHSRGEEWGKAEGKNCYNETEPISNVSEYWGSESDPEMMRLVEVAIKKLNERSGIKADLLNITQLSEYRKEAHPSIYRKHWDPLTKEQLLNPSSYADCTHWCLPGVPDVWNHFLYAYLLYL; this comes from the exons ATGGGTCGAATTGTTCGTTCATTTCGTTCTTGGATGATGGAATGGCTTGTCAGAGTTATGGGAGAAAAGACCTCAACTACCTCTATTGGAAATGGCAACCCCATGATTGTGACCTTCCAAG CAATGTTGGAGAAGTTGAGGAACAAGAGGCTTGTGTATGTGGGAGATTCACTCAATAGGAATCAGTGGGTTTCAATGGTGTGCATGCTAGAGTCATCAATCCATACTCATCTCAAACATGTTCACTTCAATGGTTCTTTGGTCACATTAAAAGCTATT GAATACAATGCTACCATTGATTTCTACTGGGCACCATTGTTGGTGGAATCTAATTGCGATGATGCATGGCATCATCGTGTGAAGGATCGCGTACTGAGAGTCGATTCAATAGAGAAACATGCTAGATTTTGGGAAGATGCTGATGTACTTGTCTTTAATTCCTATTTATGGTGGAGACTGGATTTGACTGTTCT GTGGGGATCGTTTGAAAGTACAGATGCAAAGTATGAACAATTAGGGATGCTGCATACATACGAATTGGGGCTTAAGACATGGACGGATTGGTTGGACACTCATGTCAACCGCACCAAAACTAGAGTTTTCTTTGTTGGCACGTCACCCACGCACAGCAG GGGTGAAGAGTGGGGGAAGGCAGAGGGTAAGAATTGCTACAATGAAACAGAGCCAATTTCTAATGTCTCTGAGTATTGGGGATCAGAATCAGATCCAGAAATGATGAGATTGGTGGAAGTAGCCATCAAGAAATTGAATGAGagaagtggtatcaaagcagatTTGCTAAACATTACTCAACTTTCTGAATATAGAAAAGAAGCTCATCCATCCATCTACAGAAAGCACTGGGATCCTCTAACCAAAGAACAATTGTTAAATCCAAGTAGTTATGCAGATTGTACACATTGGTGTCTTCCTGGAGTCCCTGATGTTTGGAATCATTTTTTATATGCATACCTTCTTTACTTGTGA